The proteins below are encoded in one region of Metabacillus dongyingensis:
- a CDS encoding Gfo/Idh/MocA family protein: MVGTGTMGTLHLEAWKNAGSCEAVAVIGRTEQNIIQLAEQFNVKGFHHLQTALEQLPIDIVDVCVPTHLHEEVIKIAAQAGKTVICEKPLAADAKTARRIVDLCEKYDVPLFVGHVLRFSPEYKAARQQVINGAIGKPGVMRLTRGCPYPKGRDEWYRDESKSGGVLLDLGIHDFDWLLWTFGEVERVMAKRIKRENLEYALVTLRFASGAIAHVTLSWGITKFSASFELAGSEGMITYKSSDQDPVVVELFHEIDRKQERVAVPSYLVERTPLEDQLQHFADCLENMRSAIVTAADAVKVIEVAEAALESVKIGQPIQLKKGGVLK, encoded by the coding sequence GTGGTTGGTACAGGTACAATGGGGACTTTGCATTTGGAAGCTTGGAAAAATGCAGGAAGCTGTGAAGCTGTTGCTGTTATCGGACGGACTGAGCAAAACATCATTCAGCTTGCTGAACAATTTAATGTAAAAGGTTTCCATCATTTACAAACAGCACTTGAACAGCTGCCTATTGATATTGTTGACGTTTGTGTTCCAACGCACCTTCACGAGGAAGTCATTAAGATCGCGGCGCAAGCTGGAAAAACGGTCATATGTGAAAAGCCATTAGCGGCTGATGCGAAAACGGCAAGAAGAATTGTGGATCTATGTGAAAAATACGATGTACCTCTATTCGTTGGACATGTCCTGCGATTCTCTCCTGAATACAAAGCAGCAAGACAACAAGTCATAAATGGAGCAATTGGAAAGCCTGGTGTGATGAGATTAACAAGGGGCTGTCCATATCCAAAAGGCCGTGATGAATGGTATCGGGATGAATCCAAGAGCGGTGGCGTTCTATTAGATTTAGGCATTCATGATTTTGATTGGCTCCTTTGGACATTCGGTGAGGTTGAACGTGTAATGGCGAAAAGGATCAAACGAGAAAACCTTGAATATGCTCTTGTCACATTACGTTTTGCTTCAGGCGCAATTGCCCATGTGACCTTATCCTGGGGTATTACTAAATTTTCAGCTTCCTTTGAGCTTGCTGGAAGCGAAGGAATGATTACGTATAAAAGTTCTGATCAAGACCCTGTTGTAGTAGAACTTTTTCACGAGATTGACAGAAAGCAAGAAAGAGTTGCGGTTCCGAGCTATCTTGTTGAACGTACACCTCTGGAAGATCAGCTTCAGCATTTCGCAGATTGTCTTGAAAATATGAGAAGTGCCATTGTAACTGCAGCAGATGCCGTTAAAGTGATTGAAGTGGCAGAAGCTGCATTAGAATCAGTGAAAATTGGCCAGCCAATCCAGCTCAAGAAAGGGGGAGTGTTGAAATGA
- a CDS encoding Gfo/Idh/MocA family protein, with protein sequence MANVKVGFIGVGGIASVHLKNISSIEHATITAVCDISAERVKQAGDQYRANGYTNVDEMLDNESLDALFICVPPFAHGDIEEKAAARGIHMMVEKPLGLDLEIVAAKAKVIEEAGIICSTGYCLRYLDTVSKAKDYLRGKEIAMVRGHYITSFVQTPWYRLMNKSGGQLVEQSTHTLDLIRYLAGDVTTVYANMALQLMGDISDIDIPDVTSVSMTLESGAIGHLASSFTQADHYTGIELLGRDFRVVLDNSTLHIIDKEKTISYKSSHDFYGEQDRAFIDAVRLNNQELVLAPYGEAAKTLAVTLAANASSKTGKAIHLSEFMSASSVC encoded by the coding sequence ATGGCAAACGTAAAAGTTGGATTTATTGGAGTTGGCGGAATTGCTTCCGTCCACTTGAAAAATATCAGCAGTATTGAACATGCAACAATCACTGCAGTCTGTGATATTTCTGCCGAACGGGTTAAGCAAGCAGGAGATCAATATAGAGCAAATGGCTACACCAATGTAGATGAGATGCTTGATAACGAATCACTTGATGCACTTTTTATTTGTGTACCGCCTTTTGCACACGGAGATATTGAAGAAAAAGCTGCTGCACGCGGTATTCATATGATGGTTGAAAAACCATTGGGACTTGATCTGGAAATTGTTGCAGCAAAGGCCAAAGTAATCGAGGAAGCAGGAATTATTTGTTCAACCGGTTATTGCCTGCGCTATTTGGATACAGTCTCAAAGGCAAAAGATTATTTACGGGGTAAAGAAATTGCAATGGTTCGAGGGCATTATATTACATCATTTGTTCAAACCCCTTGGTATCGTCTGATGAATAAGTCAGGAGGACAATTAGTGGAGCAATCTACACACACACTTGATTTAATCCGTTATTTAGCAGGTGATGTAACCACTGTATATGCAAATATGGCATTGCAGCTGATGGGAGATATTTCAGATATCGATATACCGGATGTAACATCTGTAAGCATGACGTTAGAGTCAGGTGCGATCGGACACCTTGCCAGTTCCTTTACACAAGCAGATCATTATACCGGCATTGAACTATTAGGGCGTGACTTTAGAGTAGTGCTGGATAACTCAACATTACACATCATTGATAAAGAAAAAACGATTTCATATAAATCAAGCCACGATTTTTATGGAGAGCAGGATCGAGCTTTTATTGATGCGGTGCGCCTAAACAATCAAGAGTTAGTGTTGGCCCCGTACGGAGAAGCAGCGAAAACGTTAGCTGTCACTTTGGCTGCGAATGCATCCAGTAAAACAGGCAAGGCTATTCATTTATCAGAATTTATGTCAGCTTCTTCCGTGTGTTAA